In Pseudoliparis swirei isolate HS2019 ecotype Mariana Trench chromosome 2, NWPU_hadal_v1, whole genome shotgun sequence, the following are encoded in one genomic region:
- the parp4 gene encoding protein mono-ADP-ribosyltransferase PARP4 isoform X2 yields the protein MAVFRDCFVLLELKSFPFQEKKKLKSCVTENGGHVSYVVNEQCSLVVTGAMSDLSSSRLRGVRKHGTPVVGVAYVYGCLERGLLLPLAGYRLDTSSSAASSSAASSPAASSPPPSSATQAPLARQVFKAATEPPKGPAGPVVSVGQKEKSVEVVEVVEVVEVVEGFRIYTDGDSDLPAFPEDFQVAKYSIFQKPSGAARCVLELQSCRAEAGRRHRVVTYWQHDPSTQAQSDTLVFPPTSEDAVQVYGVLRETLVASGLQLRTSAPQQATPPHLGSAPLQQLLLEEKLNAGSLSQEVGVFVELLWAEALGRLGNVLRVPIHKLSLNDVRRAEGLLLQAQRKLGGSDPSEASALLDQVYTLLPHTEPPQHPPTTKSLSQKMDLCQLVRDVLAVSESTSASSSPSSLGKFRALRCGIEAVAPDDPEFHTVTALLQDRRVQVLQVLRVGRGAELQTFRGELGNVKLLLHSTSPSNFVGVLSRGLLLPRVGVERHGIERTDVGHLGSGIYFSDAVSTSLKYSSPSETDGSRLLLVCDVALGRCRDVCKRDAALTQAPEGHHSVHGVRRAAGARSEFEDDEYVVYGADQVKLRYAVRFSVKGDRLTDFRPAAHASEEAPPPSDRGVLMDDVEVENIQNPLRDVRSGLLDVSGQQLPLQAVHVKCKLVDLLSQVVIFQKYSNRSAAPIEAKFVFPLDAAAAVCGFEAFINGKHVVAQVKEKEAARKEYKQAVEEGHGAYLLDQDAPDVFSISVGNLPPGATVLIKVTFVSELIVRDGSVVFSLPGSVAPWQESAALNQTTQVSVEKVCVTEEAREFSLDVSVEMPNKITALQSLTHQIKIKRTDCKAVVSVLPGELMGRDGFELSITLSEVHLPRMWVEQHPDKDSQASMLVFYPDFEVDSSPASDEVVLLVDSSESMKGEPLHSALRIARRVLGTLDPRLKINVIFFGTDHADAFPTARPLAEARPAAESFLQLPPPAGGSTELWRPLRALGLLPPSRGVRNLLLLSDGHVQNAELALRLLRDDARHSRLFTCGLSPTANRHMLRALAQAGGGAYEYFDTKTKHNWAEKVACQVKRMASPGCSSVSVKWQQFNRAAPPPVQAPRLLHALFNDCHTLVYGFVPHCTQATLLGNLSGQELKTMVSTSELQKTKGTFLHRLTARALIKDYEDGSLDADEAEHEGKKAELKRFIVELSTEFSILSQFTSFVAVEERDPEQVEVGFTDIPKLISEEDVDFLPYMGWISPQEEEEEEEEEEEEPMDEDMAYCLMDSLKDCGLSCSVEMDTPPLLVSPTPLCASPRFPVFTMQSRPASCFSHHPPPPFQVLQGQPQLLSQSFHPPPPPPPPPPPPSRPVGSPLKWHLLQSSELSGMRPVNQSAGPLGPPDPLVSNSMETMKKKKMICSMDVWEPSVEGLSAPGHVTWSPPEPLSGIRVKGPSAPGRETWAPPEPQAMLKASSSSMRERSKGSQKQQQQQSQQQEPEEPQPQLKQSLKLQQQQQESQQQEPQQKLQQQQEPQQKLQPQQQQPPGGIWGLGLPPMAEAFGGRAQPSFDSGSGFGGSGGFLRGLPSFSRGSGALRGSVATWGTPSGLHDDNKRPSSDACPAPRDLRHIEKMERKASLDVLQIRWKNIFQMQHSEGYWELTAALGDLVDFNVDLFANEFLKNQGIRSLGVRAHSDILRLLASLLVLQLMRVQDLTEGKLLRTLFSLEDPTPPRPARWAAVKRAVDWVCWADRQYPCVCSRLEFGRSWETSTRQLLGLQAFQGLPPSSALRGLKLQRAERRLLGF from the exons ATGGCGGTGTTCCGGGATTGCTTCGTTCTCTTGGAGCTGAAGAGTTTTCCCttccaggagaagaagaagttgaagtCGTGCGTGACGGAGAACGGAGGACACGTCTCCTACGTGGTCAACGAGCAG TGCTCTCTGGTGGTGACGGGCGCCATGTCCGACCTGAGCTCCAGCCGGCTGCGCGGCGTGCGGAAGCACGGCACGCCGGTGGTGGGCGTGGCCTACGTGTACGGCTGCCTGGAGAGAggcctgctgctgccgctggccGGCTACCGGCTGGACACCTCCTCGtccgctgcctcctcctccgctgcctCCTCGCCCgctgcctcctcgcctcctccctcctcggcgACACAAGCGCCGCTCGCACGCCAGG TGTTCAAAGCCGCCACCGAGCCGCCCAAAGGTCCGGCCGGGCCCGTGGTCTCCGTCGGCCAGAAGGAGAAGAGCGTGGAGGTCGTCGAGGTCGTGGAGGTCGTGGAGGTCGTGGAGGGGTTCAG GATTTACACCGACGGCGATTCCGATCTTCCGGCGTTCCCGGAGGATTTCCAAGTGGCGAAGTACTCCATCTTCCAGAAG CCGAGCGGCGCCGCCCGGTGCGTCctggagctgcagagctgcagagcGGAGGCGGGGCGGCGCCACCGTGTGGTCACGTACTGGCAGCACGACCCGTCTACCCAG GCGCAGAGTGACACGCTGGTGTTCCCGCCCACCTCGGAGGATGCTGTGCAGGTCTACGGGGTCCTGAGGGAGACCCTGGTGGCCAGCGGTCTGCAGCTGAGGACCAGCGCCCCTcagcaggccacgcccccccacCTGGGCTCCGCCCCCCTGCAGCAG CTGCTATTGGAGGAGAAGCTGAACGCCGGCAGcttgtcacaggaagtgggcgtgTTCGTGGAGCTGCTGTGGGCCGAGGCCCTCGGTCGCCTAGGCAACGTCCTCCGAGTCCCCATCCACAAGCTGAGTCTCAACGAC gtgcgcaGGGCTGAGGGCCTGCTGCTTCAGGCCCAGAGGAAGCTGGGGGGGTCCGACCCCTCTGAGGCCTCTGCTCTCCTGGATCAGGTCTACACACTGCTGCCGCACACAGAGCCCCCCCaacacccccccaccaccaagAGCCTCTCCCAGAAGATGGACCTCtgtcag TTGGTGCGTGACGTGCTCGCCGTGAGCGAGTCGACCTCGGCGAGTTCCTCGCCGTCGTCTTTGGGGAAGTTCCGCGCTCTGCGCTGCGGCATCGAGGCCGTCGCCCCCGACGACCCCGAGTTCCACACGGTGACGGCGCTGCTGCAGGACcg GAGGGTGCAGGTCCTACAGGTGCTGCGCGTCGGcagaggggcggagcttcagaCGTTCAGGGGTGAGCTTGGCAACGTTAAGCTCCTCCTTCATTCCACCAGCCCCAGCAACTTCGTGGGAGTCCTGTCTCG TGGTCTGCTGCTGCCCCGTGTGGGCGTGGAGCGTCATGGCATAGAGAGAACAGACGTCGGTCACCTGGGCTCCGGGATCTACTTCAGCGACGCCGTGAG CACCAGCCTGAAATACTCGTCGCCCAGCGAGACGGACGGCTCTCGGCTGCTGCTGGTGTGCGACGTGGCGTTGGGGCGCTGCAGGGACGTGTGCAAAAGAGACGCCGCGCTGACCCAGGCGCCCGAGGGCCACCACAGCGTGCACGGGGTCCGCCGCGCCGCCGGCGCTCGCTCCGAGTTCGAG GACGACGAGTACGTGGTGTACGGCGCCGACCAGGTGAAGCTGAGGTACGCGGTCCGGTTCAGCGTCAAGGGCGACCGGCTGACGGACTTCAGGCCCGCCGCCCACGCCTCggaggaggctccgcccccttctgaCCGAG gtgtgttgaTGGATGACGTCGAGGTTGAAAACATTCAGAACCCTCTGAGGGACGTGAGGTCCGGCCTGCTGGACGTCTCGGGGCAGCAGCTCCCCCTGCAGGCCGTTCACGTGAAGTGCAAGCTGGTGGACCTGCTCTCTCAG GTCGTCATCTTCCAGAAGTACTCCAACCGCAGCGCCGCGCCCATCGAGGCGAAGTTCGTGTTCCCTctggacgccgccgccgccgtctgtGGGTTTGAAGCGTTCATCAACGGGAAGCACGTGGTGGCACAG gtgaaggagaaggaggcggcCCGCAAGGAGTACAAGCAGGCCGTGGAGGAGGGCCACGGCGCCTACCTGCTGGACCAGGACGCGCCC gacgTGTTCTCCATCAGCGTGGGCAACCTGCCGCCGGGCGCCACCGTCCTCATCAAGGTGACCTTCGTGTCCGAGCTGATCGTGCGGGACGGGAGCGTCGTCTTCTCGCTGCCCGGCAGCGTGGCGCCGTGGCAGGAGAGCGCCGCCCTCAACCAGACCACGCAG GTCTCCGtggagaaggtgtgtgtgacggAGGAGGCCAG AGAGTTCAGCCTGGACGTGTCGGTGGAGATGCCCAATAAGATCACCGCGCTGCAGAGCCTCACTCACCAGATCAAGATAAAG aggaCGGACTGCAAGGCGGTGGTGAGCGTGCTGCCAGGTGAGCTCATGGGGCGAGACGGTTTCGAGCTGTCAATCACTCTGTCTGAGGTGCACCTGCCCAGGATGTGGGTGGAGCAACACCCCGACAAGGacagccag gccagCATGCTGGTCTTCTATCCAGACTTCGAAGTGGACTCCAGTCCAGCCTCCGATGAGGTGGTCCTGCTGGTGGACTCGTCCGAGTCCATGAAGGGCGAGCCGCTCCACTCGGCCCTCAGAATCGCCCGGCGGGTCCTCGGAACCCTCGACCCACGCCTCAAGATCAACGTCATCTTCTTCGGCACCG ATCACGCGGACGCGTTCCCGACGGCGCGGCCGCTCGCCGAAGCTCGGCCGGCCGCCGAGAGCTTCCTCCAG CTCccccctccagcagggggcagcaccgAGCTGTGGCGGCCCCTGCGGGCCCTCGGCCTGCTGCCTCCGTCCCGCGGCGTGAggaacctgctgctgctgtcggaCGGCCACGTGCAGAACGCCGAGCTCGCCCTGcggctgctgcgagacgacgcCCGGCACAGCCGCCTCTTCACCTGCGGCCTCAG ccCGACAGCCAATCGGCACATGCTGAGAGCCTTGGCCCaggcagggggcggagcctatgAATACTTTGACACAAAAACCAAACACAACTGGGCGGAGAAG GTGGCGTGCCAGGTGAAGCGCATGGCGTCTCCCGGCTGCAGCTCGGTGTCGGTGAAGTGGCAGCAGTTCAACCGGGCGGCGCCGCCTCCGGTCCAAGCCCCCAGGCTGCTGCACGCGCTGTTCAACGACTGCCACACGCTGGTCTACGGCTTCGTGCCGCACTGCACACAG GCCACTCTGCTCGGAAACCTGAGCGGCCAGGAGCTCAAAACCATGGTGTCAACCAGTGAGCTGCAAAAGACCAAGGgcaca tTTCTCCACAGGCTCACGGCGAGGGCCCTCATCAAGGACTACGAGGACGGCAGTCTGGACGCCGATGAAGCCGAACACGAG ggGAAGAAAGCGGAGCTGAAGCGCTTCATCGTGGAGCTGAGCACTGAGTTCTCCATCCTGTCGCAGTTCACCAGCTTCGTGGCCGTGGAGGAACGg GAcccggagcaggtggaggtgggcttCACCGACATCCCCAAGCTGATCTCGGAAGAGGACGTGGACTTCCTCCCCTACATGGGCTGGATCtctcctcaggaggaggaggaggaggaggaggaggaggaggaggaacctaTGGATGAGGACATGGCCTATTGCCTG ATGGATTCTCTTAAAGACTGTGGTCTG AGTTGTTCTGTGGAGATGGACACGCCCCCCCTGCTGGTTTCTCCGACTCCTCTTTGTGCTTCTCCTCGATTCCCAGTGTTTACAATGCAATCCCGACCTGCTAGCTGCTTctcccatcatcctcctcctccattccaAGTTCTGCAAGGGCAACCGCAACTGTTATCCCAATccttccatcctcctcctcctcctcctcctcctcctcctcctccttctcgccCAGTTGGTTCTCCACTCAAGTGGCACCTTCTCCAGAGCTCAGAGTTGTCAGGGATGAggcctgtcaatcaaagtgccGGTCCACTCGGTCCACCCGATCCACTCGTTTCCAACTCGATGGAAacgatgaagaaaaagaaaatgatttgTTCAATGGACGTTTGGGAACCATCTGTAGAAGGACTGTCTGcacctggtcatgtgacctggtcCCCTCCAGAACCTCTATCAGGGATCCGGGTCAAAGGACCGTCTGCACCTGGTCGTGAGACCTGGGCCCCTCCAGAACCTCAAGCCATGCTCAAGGCATCGTCTTCAAGTATGAGAGAGAGATCCAAAGGttctcaaaaacaacaacaacaacaatcacaacaacaaGAACCAGAAGAACCACAACCACAACTCAAACAATCACtaaaactacaacaacaacaacaagaatcacaacaacaagaaccacaacaaaaactacaacaacaacaagaaccacAACAAAAactacaaccacaacaacaacaaccgcctGGTGGTATTTGGGGGTTGGGCCTGCCGCCCATGGCCGAGGCCTTTGGGGGTCGGGCTCAGCCCAGTTTTGATTCTGGTTCTGGTTTTGGTGGTTCCGGGGGGTTTCTGAGGGGACTCCCTTCCTTCTCCCGGGGGTCTGGAGCTCTGCGTGGCAGCGTGGCGACCTGGGGGACGCCGAGCGGTCTCCATGACGACAACAAGCGTCCGTCCTCAGACGCTTGTCCAGCGCCACGGGATCTACGCCACATTGAAAAGATGGAACG GAAAGCGTCTCTTGACGTTCTGCAGATCAGATGGAAAAACATCTTCCAGATGCAACATTCA gagggcTACTGGGAGTTGACCGCGGCCCTCGGGGATCTCGTGGACTTCAACGTGGACCTGTTCGCCAACGAGTTCCTGAAGAACCAGGGGATCCGGTCCCTCG gtgtgaggGCCCACTCAGACATCCTGAGGCTGCTGGCCTCCCTCCTGGTCCTGCAGCTGATGCGGGTCCAGGACCTGACGGAGGGCAAACTGCTGCGCACCCTCTTCAGCCTGGAGGACCCTACTCCCCCCAG GCCGGCGCGGTGGGCGGCGGTGAAGCGGGCCGTGGACTGGGTCTGCTGGGCGGATCGCCAGTACCCCTGTGTGTGCAGCCGGCTGGAGTTCGGGCGGAGCTGGGAGACCTCCACCCGCCAGCTGCTCGGCCTGCAGGCCTTCCAGGGCCTGCCGCCCTCCTCGGCCCTCAGGGGCCTGAAGCTGCAGAGGGCCGAGCGCCGACTGCTGGGCTTCTGA
- the parp4 gene encoding protein mono-ADP-ribosyltransferase PARP4 isoform X4 encodes MAVFRDCFVLLELKSFPFQEKKKLKSCVTENGGHVSYVVNEQCSLVVTGAMSDLSSSRLRGVRKHGTPVVGVAYVYGCLERGLLLPLAGYRLDTSSSAASSSAASSPAASSPPPSSATQAPLARQVFKAATEPPKGPAGPVVSVGQKEKSVEVVEVVEVVEVVEGFRIYTDGDSDLPAFPEDFQVAKYSIFQKPSGAARCVLELQSCRAEAGRRHRVVTYWQHDPSTQAQSDTLVFPPTSEDAVQVYGVLRETLVASGLQLRTSAPQQATPPHLGSAPLQQLLLEEKLNAGSLSQEVGVFVELLWAEALGRLGNVLRVPIHKLSLNDVRRAEGLLLQAQRKLGGSDPSEASALLDQVYTLLPHTEPPQHPPTTKSLSQKMDLCQLVRDVLAVSESTSASSSPSSLGKFRALRCGIEAVAPDDPEFHTVTALLQDRRVQVLQVLRVGRGAELQTFRGELGNVKLLLHSTSPSNFVGVLSRGLLLPRVGVERHGIERTDVGHLGSGIYFSDAVSTSLKYSSPSETDGSRLLLVCDVALGRCRDVCKRDAALTQAPEGHHSVHGVRRAAGARSEFEDDEYVVYGADQVKLRYAVRFSVKGDRLTDFRPAAHASEEAPPPSDRGVLMDDVEVENIQNPLRDVRSGLLDVSGQQLPLQAVHVKCKLVDLLSQVVIFQKYSNRSAAPIEAKFVFPLDAAAAVCGFEAFINGKHVVAQVKEKEAARKEYKQAVEEGHGAYLLDQDAPDVFSISVGNLPPGATVLIKVTFVSELIVRDGSVVFSLPGSVAPWQESAALNQTTQVSVEKVCVTEEAREFSLDVSVEMPNKITALQSLTHQIKIKRTDCKAVVSVLPGELMGRDGFELSITLSEVHLPRMWVEQHPDKDSQASMLVFYPDFEVDSSPASDEVVLLVDSSESMKGEPLHSALRIARRVLGTLDPRLKINVIFFGTDHADAFPTARPLAEARPAAESFLQLPPPAGGSTELWRPLRALGLLPPSRGVRNLLLLSDGHVQNAELALRLLRDDARHSRLFTCGLSPTANRHMLRALAQAGGGAYEYFDTKTKHNWAEKVACQVKRMASPGCSSVSVKWQQFNRAAPPPVQAPRLLHALFNDCHTLVYGFVPHCTQATLLGNLSGQELKTMVSTSELQKTKGTFLHRLTARALIKDYEDGSLDADEAEHEGKKAELKRFIVELSTEFSILSQFTSFVAVEERDPEQVEVGFTDIPKLISEEDVDFLPYMGWISPSRPVGSPLKWHLLQSSELSGMRPVNQSAGPLGPPDPLVSNSMETMKKKKMICSMDVWEPSVEGLSAPGHVTWSPPEPLSGIRVKGPSAPGRETWAPPEPQAMLKASSSSMRERSKGSQKQQQQQSQQQEPEEPQPQLKQSLKLQQQQQESQQQEPQQKLQQQQEPQQKLQPQQQQPPGGIWGLGLPPMAEAFGGRAQPSFDSGSGFGGSGGFLRGLPSFSRGSGALRGSVATWGTPSGLHDDNKRPSSDACPAPRDLRHIEKMERKASLDVLQIRWKNIFQMQHSEGYWELTAALGDLVDFNVDLFANEFLKNQGIRSLGVRAHSDILRLLASLLVLQLMRVQDLTEGKLLRTLFSLEDPTPPRPARWAAVKRAVDWVCWADRQYPCVCSRLEFGRSWETSTRQLLGLQAFQGLPPSSALRGLKLQRAERRLLGF; translated from the exons ATGGCGGTGTTCCGGGATTGCTTCGTTCTCTTGGAGCTGAAGAGTTTTCCCttccaggagaagaagaagttgaagtCGTGCGTGACGGAGAACGGAGGACACGTCTCCTACGTGGTCAACGAGCAG TGCTCTCTGGTGGTGACGGGCGCCATGTCCGACCTGAGCTCCAGCCGGCTGCGCGGCGTGCGGAAGCACGGCACGCCGGTGGTGGGCGTGGCCTACGTGTACGGCTGCCTGGAGAGAggcctgctgctgccgctggccGGCTACCGGCTGGACACCTCCTCGtccgctgcctcctcctccgctgcctCCTCGCCCgctgcctcctcgcctcctccctcctcggcgACACAAGCGCCGCTCGCACGCCAGG TGTTCAAAGCCGCCACCGAGCCGCCCAAAGGTCCGGCCGGGCCCGTGGTCTCCGTCGGCCAGAAGGAGAAGAGCGTGGAGGTCGTCGAGGTCGTGGAGGTCGTGGAGGTCGTGGAGGGGTTCAG GATTTACACCGACGGCGATTCCGATCTTCCGGCGTTCCCGGAGGATTTCCAAGTGGCGAAGTACTCCATCTTCCAGAAG CCGAGCGGCGCCGCCCGGTGCGTCctggagctgcagagctgcagagcGGAGGCGGGGCGGCGCCACCGTGTGGTCACGTACTGGCAGCACGACCCGTCTACCCAG GCGCAGAGTGACACGCTGGTGTTCCCGCCCACCTCGGAGGATGCTGTGCAGGTCTACGGGGTCCTGAGGGAGACCCTGGTGGCCAGCGGTCTGCAGCTGAGGACCAGCGCCCCTcagcaggccacgcccccccacCTGGGCTCCGCCCCCCTGCAGCAG CTGCTATTGGAGGAGAAGCTGAACGCCGGCAGcttgtcacaggaagtgggcgtgTTCGTGGAGCTGCTGTGGGCCGAGGCCCTCGGTCGCCTAGGCAACGTCCTCCGAGTCCCCATCCACAAGCTGAGTCTCAACGAC gtgcgcaGGGCTGAGGGCCTGCTGCTTCAGGCCCAGAGGAAGCTGGGGGGGTCCGACCCCTCTGAGGCCTCTGCTCTCCTGGATCAGGTCTACACACTGCTGCCGCACACAGAGCCCCCCCaacacccccccaccaccaagAGCCTCTCCCAGAAGATGGACCTCtgtcag TTGGTGCGTGACGTGCTCGCCGTGAGCGAGTCGACCTCGGCGAGTTCCTCGCCGTCGTCTTTGGGGAAGTTCCGCGCTCTGCGCTGCGGCATCGAGGCCGTCGCCCCCGACGACCCCGAGTTCCACACGGTGACGGCGCTGCTGCAGGACcg GAGGGTGCAGGTCCTACAGGTGCTGCGCGTCGGcagaggggcggagcttcagaCGTTCAGGGGTGAGCTTGGCAACGTTAAGCTCCTCCTTCATTCCACCAGCCCCAGCAACTTCGTGGGAGTCCTGTCTCG TGGTCTGCTGCTGCCCCGTGTGGGCGTGGAGCGTCATGGCATAGAGAGAACAGACGTCGGTCACCTGGGCTCCGGGATCTACTTCAGCGACGCCGTGAG CACCAGCCTGAAATACTCGTCGCCCAGCGAGACGGACGGCTCTCGGCTGCTGCTGGTGTGCGACGTGGCGTTGGGGCGCTGCAGGGACGTGTGCAAAAGAGACGCCGCGCTGACCCAGGCGCCCGAGGGCCACCACAGCGTGCACGGGGTCCGCCGCGCCGCCGGCGCTCGCTCCGAGTTCGAG GACGACGAGTACGTGGTGTACGGCGCCGACCAGGTGAAGCTGAGGTACGCGGTCCGGTTCAGCGTCAAGGGCGACCGGCTGACGGACTTCAGGCCCGCCGCCCACGCCTCggaggaggctccgcccccttctgaCCGAG gtgtgttgaTGGATGACGTCGAGGTTGAAAACATTCAGAACCCTCTGAGGGACGTGAGGTCCGGCCTGCTGGACGTCTCGGGGCAGCAGCTCCCCCTGCAGGCCGTTCACGTGAAGTGCAAGCTGGTGGACCTGCTCTCTCAG GTCGTCATCTTCCAGAAGTACTCCAACCGCAGCGCCGCGCCCATCGAGGCGAAGTTCGTGTTCCCTctggacgccgccgccgccgtctgtGGGTTTGAAGCGTTCATCAACGGGAAGCACGTGGTGGCACAG gtgaaggagaaggaggcggcCCGCAAGGAGTACAAGCAGGCCGTGGAGGAGGGCCACGGCGCCTACCTGCTGGACCAGGACGCGCCC gacgTGTTCTCCATCAGCGTGGGCAACCTGCCGCCGGGCGCCACCGTCCTCATCAAGGTGACCTTCGTGTCCGAGCTGATCGTGCGGGACGGGAGCGTCGTCTTCTCGCTGCCCGGCAGCGTGGCGCCGTGGCAGGAGAGCGCCGCCCTCAACCAGACCACGCAG GTCTCCGtggagaaggtgtgtgtgacggAGGAGGCCAG AGAGTTCAGCCTGGACGTGTCGGTGGAGATGCCCAATAAGATCACCGCGCTGCAGAGCCTCACTCACCAGATCAAGATAAAG aggaCGGACTGCAAGGCGGTGGTGAGCGTGCTGCCAGGTGAGCTCATGGGGCGAGACGGTTTCGAGCTGTCAATCACTCTGTCTGAGGTGCACCTGCCCAGGATGTGGGTGGAGCAACACCCCGACAAGGacagccag gccagCATGCTGGTCTTCTATCCAGACTTCGAAGTGGACTCCAGTCCAGCCTCCGATGAGGTGGTCCTGCTGGTGGACTCGTCCGAGTCCATGAAGGGCGAGCCGCTCCACTCGGCCCTCAGAATCGCCCGGCGGGTCCTCGGAACCCTCGACCCACGCCTCAAGATCAACGTCATCTTCTTCGGCACCG ATCACGCGGACGCGTTCCCGACGGCGCGGCCGCTCGCCGAAGCTCGGCCGGCCGCCGAGAGCTTCCTCCAG CTCccccctccagcagggggcagcaccgAGCTGTGGCGGCCCCTGCGGGCCCTCGGCCTGCTGCCTCCGTCCCGCGGCGTGAggaacctgctgctgctgtcggaCGGCCACGTGCAGAACGCCGAGCTCGCCCTGcggctgctgcgagacgacgcCCGGCACAGCCGCCTCTTCACCTGCGGCCTCAG ccCGACAGCCAATCGGCACATGCTGAGAGCCTTGGCCCaggcagggggcggagcctatgAATACTTTGACACAAAAACCAAACACAACTGGGCGGAGAAG GTGGCGTGCCAGGTGAAGCGCATGGCGTCTCCCGGCTGCAGCTCGGTGTCGGTGAAGTGGCAGCAGTTCAACCGGGCGGCGCCGCCTCCGGTCCAAGCCCCCAGGCTGCTGCACGCGCTGTTCAACGACTGCCACACGCTGGTCTACGGCTTCGTGCCGCACTGCACACAG GCCACTCTGCTCGGAAACCTGAGCGGCCAGGAGCTCAAAACCATGGTGTCAACCAGTGAGCTGCAAAAGACCAAGGgcaca tTTCTCCACAGGCTCACGGCGAGGGCCCTCATCAAGGACTACGAGGACGGCAGTCTGGACGCCGATGAAGCCGAACACGAG ggGAAGAAAGCGGAGCTGAAGCGCTTCATCGTGGAGCTGAGCACTGAGTTCTCCATCCTGTCGCAGTTCACCAGCTTCGTGGCCGTGGAGGAACGg GAcccggagcaggtggaggtgggcttCACCGACATCCCCAAGCTGATCTCGGAAGAGGACGTGGACTTCCTCCCCTACATGGGCTGGATCt ctccttctcgccCAGTTGGTTCTCCACTCAAGTGGCACCTTCTCCAGAGCTCAGAGTTGTCAGGGATGAggcctgtcaatcaaagtgccGGTCCACTCGGTCCACCCGATCCACTCGTTTCCAACTCGATGGAAacgatgaagaaaaagaaaatgatttgTTCAATGGACGTTTGGGAACCATCTGTAGAAGGACTGTCTGcacctggtcatgtgacctggtcCCCTCCAGAACCTCTATCAGGGATCCGGGTCAAAGGACCGTCTGCACCTGGTCGTGAGACCTGGGCCCCTCCAGAACCTCAAGCCATGCTCAAGGCATCGTCTTCAAGTATGAGAGAGAGATCCAAAGGttctcaaaaacaacaacaacaacaatcacaacaacaaGAACCAGAAGAACCACAACCACAACTCAAACAATCACtaaaactacaacaacaacaacaagaatcacaacaacaagaaccacaacaaaaactacaacaacaacaagaaccacAACAAAAactacaaccacaacaacaacaaccgcctGGTGGTATTTGGGGGTTGGGCCTGCCGCCCATGGCCGAGGCCTTTGGGGGTCGGGCTCAGCCCAGTTTTGATTCTGGTTCTGGTTTTGGTGGTTCCGGGGGGTTTCTGAGGGGACTCCCTTCCTTCTCCCGGGGGTCTGGAGCTCTGCGTGGCAGCGTGGCGACCTGGGGGACGCCGAGCGGTCTCCATGACGACAACAAGCGTCCGTCCTCAGACGCTTGTCCAGCGCCACGGGATCTACGCCACATTGAAAAGATGGAACG GAAAGCGTCTCTTGACGTTCTGCAGATCAGATGGAAAAACATCTTCCAGATGCAACATTCA gagggcTACTGGGAGTTGACCGCGGCCCTCGGGGATCTCGTGGACTTCAACGTGGACCTGTTCGCCAACGAGTTCCTGAAGAACCAGGGGATCCGGTCCCTCG gtgtgaggGCCCACTCAGACATCCTGAGGCTGCTGGCCTCCCTCCTGGTCCTGCAGCTGATGCGGGTCCAGGACCTGACGGAGGGCAAACTGCTGCGCACCCTCTTCAGCCTGGAGGACCCTACTCCCCCCAG GCCGGCGCGGTGGGCGGCGGTGAAGCGGGCCGTGGACTGGGTCTGCTGGGCGGATCGCCAGTACCCCTGTGTGTGCAGCCGGCTGGAGTTCGGGCGGAGCTGGGAGACCTCCACCCGCCAGCTGCTCGGCCTGCAGGCCTTCCAGGGCCTGCCGCCCTCCTCGGCCCTCAGGGGCCTGAAGCTGCAGAGGGCCGAGCGCCGACTGCTGGGCTTCTGA